The Acidimicrobiales bacterium genome includes a window with the following:
- a CDS encoding acyl-CoA dehydrogenase family protein has product MDLDFTSSQMAFRDEVRGWLAENLPAEPLPSLDTPEGFELHREWEGVLHEARWSVVAWPEAHGGRDADLVEWLLFEEEYYRSGAPGRVNTNGISLLGPTLYAFGTAKQQDRFLPRMASGEEIWAQGWSEPDSGSDLASISTKAIRDGEWFVLDGQKTWCSRGAWADWMFCIVRTDPDSERHRGLSYLLVPADAEGLERRPVGRLDGEPAFAELFFDGCRVHESNLLGGEGEGWNVAMATTSSERGLNLRAPGRFLAAADRLADLYRELLETGSSDEGLLDEVVQAWTGAQAYRWQTYRTAAHLSGGGELGAASSMGKVFWSELDVELHSTALRLLGERGELVDAPPGPGLPGADWMSGYLFSLSGPIYAGTNEIQRNIIAERVLGLPRK; this is encoded by the coding sequence ATGGACCTCGACTTCACATCCAGCCAGATGGCTTTCCGTGACGAGGTGCGGGGCTGGCTAGCCGAGAACCTCCCCGCCGAGCCGCTTCCCTCCCTGGACACCCCCGAGGGATTCGAGCTCCACCGTGAATGGGAAGGCGTGCTGCACGAGGCTCGCTGGTCGGTGGTGGCCTGGCCCGAGGCGCACGGCGGCCGGGACGCCGACCTCGTGGAGTGGCTGCTGTTCGAAGAGGAGTACTACCGGTCGGGTGCACCGGGCCGGGTCAACACCAACGGGATCAGCCTCCTGGGACCGACCCTGTACGCCTTCGGGACGGCGAAACAACAGGACCGCTTCCTTCCCCGGATGGCCTCTGGAGAGGAGATCTGGGCCCAGGGCTGGTCCGAACCCGACTCGGGAAGCGACCTGGCGTCCATATCCACAAAGGCCATCCGCGACGGCGAGTGGTTCGTGCTGGACGGCCAGAAGACGTGGTGTTCGCGTGGCGCATGGGCCGATTGGATGTTCTGCATCGTGCGGACCGACCCCGACTCCGAACGCCACCGCGGGCTCTCGTACCTGTTGGTGCCAGCCGACGCCGAGGGCCTCGAGCGGCGTCCGGTTGGTCGTCTCGACGGCGAGCCGGCATTCGCCGAACTGTTCTTCGACGGGTGCCGGGTGCACGAGTCGAACCTCCTGGGCGGCGAGGGCGAGGGCTGGAACGTCGCCATGGCCACCACGTCCAGCGAGCGGGGCCTGAACCTCCGGGCGCCCGGCCGGTTCCTGGCCGCAGCGGACCGTCTGGCCGACCTCTACCGTGAGTTGTTGGAGACAGGATCTTCCGACGAGGGCCTGCTGGACGAGGTAGTCCAGGCATGGACCGGCGCACAGGCCTACCGGTGGCAGACGTACCGCACAGCCGCCCACCTGTCGGGCGGTGGTGAACTGGGTGCGGCATCGTCGATGGGCAAGGTCTTCTGGTCCGAGTTGGACGTCGAGTTGCACTCCACTGCGCTGCGCCTGCTCGGTGAGCGCGGCGAGCTGGTCGACGCTCCGCCCGGACCCGGATTGCCGGGGGCCGACTGGATGTCGGGTTACCTGTTCAGCTTGTCGGGTCCGATCTACGCCGGCACCAACGAGATCCAGCGCAACATCATCGCTGAGCGGGTGCTCGGCCTCCCTCGGAAGTAG
- a CDS encoding PaaI family thioesterase, whose amino-acid sequence MTASTDDSCRPAGVDLADEIRALVADVNRLAPGVDGLLEARRLVFEARQALEGPVRRRWYEVPVDEIDEDLEARLRTEAGDHSLFRGRRNPLAPPLVVSSEFDDDGPFVTGSVRLDRCREGPPERLHGGYLAGLFDDVLSGVPSLVDMGPAVTARLAIRYRSATPLDVDLRFEARVVRHSGRRLVARARCVVPGGDRATAEAEALFVAVPAARSQEGRPGEGSRRGDG is encoded by the coding sequence ATGACGGCGTCGACTGATGATTCCTGCCGGCCGGCCGGTGTCGACCTGGCCGACGAGATACGCGCTCTGGTCGCCGATGTGAATCGCCTCGCTCCCGGTGTCGACGGCCTTTTGGAGGCTCGTCGGCTGGTGTTCGAGGCCCGACAGGCACTCGAAGGTCCGGTGCGCCGCCGCTGGTACGAGGTTCCAGTCGATGAGATCGACGAGGACTTGGAAGCCCGGTTGCGGACCGAGGCGGGCGACCACAGTCTCTTCCGGGGTCGCCGCAACCCCTTGGCGCCGCCGCTGGTGGTGTCCAGCGAGTTCGACGATGACGGCCCTTTCGTGACGGGCTCGGTCCGTCTCGACCGATGCCGGGAGGGGCCACCGGAACGCCTCCACGGTGGTTATCTGGCTGGCCTGTTCGATGACGTGCTGAGCGGCGTCCCATCGCTCGTTGACATGGGGCCAGCGGTCACAGCCCGACTGGCTATCCGTTACCGAAGCGCCACGCCGCTCGACGTCGACCTCCGGTTCGAGGCTCGGGTGGTTCGTCATTCCGGACGGCGCCTGGTGGCTCGTGCACGCTGTGTAGTCCCCGGTGGGGACCGGGCGACGGCCGAAGCCGAGGCGCTCTTCGTGGCTGTGCCGGCGGCCCGCTCTCAGGAAGGGCGTCCTGGGGAGGGCAGCCGCCGGGGGGACGGGTGA
- a CDS encoding CoA-transferase has product MADLKPDANQPEEATIDEICVVAIAEAFRGDGEILCNPIGTTPIIGGRLARATFEPAMVMTDAVSVLAANPLPVGDDNAERLVEAWMPYRDMFDVVWSGRRHIVMGASQIDAHGNQNLAAIGDWRRPKAQLLGLRGAPGNLVNHATTYWVPNHSTRSFVPSVDVVSGPGYDRVAPLSVAIRAGYEIRRVVSNLAVMDFESSGSGDEPRRMRLRSVHPGVTVDEVVEATGFELAVPDEVPESRLPTGEELHLIREVLDPQGYRKAEFGG; this is encoded by the coding sequence ATGGCCGACCTCAAGCCCGACGCCAACCAGCCAGAAGAGGCGACCATCGACGAGATCTGTGTGGTGGCCATTGCCGAGGCCTTTCGTGGTGACGGCGAGATCCTCTGCAACCCGATCGGCACCACGCCGATCATCGGTGGACGACTGGCCAGAGCCACCTTCGAACCGGCCATGGTGATGACCGACGCCGTGTCAGTGCTGGCCGCCAACCCGTTGCCGGTGGGTGACGACAACGCCGAACGCCTGGTCGAGGCCTGGATGCCCTACCGCGACATGTTCGACGTGGTCTGGTCAGGTCGCCGCCACATAGTCATGGGCGCCAGCCAGATCGATGCCCACGGCAACCAGAACCTGGCGGCCATCGGCGACTGGCGACGGCCCAAGGCTCAACTCCTGGGCCTGCGTGGCGCACCGGGCAACCTGGTCAACCACGCCACCACCTACTGGGTTCCCAACCACTCGACCCGATCGTTCGTGCCCTCCGTGGACGTGGTGTCGGGTCCGGGCTACGACCGGGTGGCACCCCTGTCGGTAGCCATCCGGGCCGGTTACGAGATCCGCCGGGTGGTGTCCAACCTGGCCGTGATGGACTTCGAATCCAGCGGATCAGGCGATGAGCCCCGCCGGATGCGGCTGCGATCGGTGCATCCCGGCGTGACGGTCGATGAGGTGGTCGAGGCCACCGGCTTCGAGCTGGCCGTGCCCGACGAGGTCCCCGAGAGTCGACTGCCGACCGGCGAGGAACTCCACCTCATCCGTGAGGTGCTCGACCCCCAGGGCTACCGCAAGGCCGAGTTCGGCGGTTGA
- a CDS encoding SDR family oxidoreductase, with the protein MAPSPTPPTPSSDPLDFTGRSVVVTGGSRGLGRVIATTFLDAGADVITCARSAPDEPITSTDGSREAAFIVADVRDPEQVADVVAATVERSGRVDVLVNNAGGAPPADSATVSPRFNEKIIALNLTAPMTFCQAVHPTMSTQDGGGVIVNISSVSGTRPNPLGVAYGAAKAGLENMTRTLAHEWGPAIRVVAITVGMIVTDEAAAFYGDDEGQAAVAANLPAGRLGQPDDVADICLALASPLARWVTGTCVEVHGGGEGPAYLGAARG; encoded by the coding sequence GTGGCCCCCTCGCCGACCCCTCCGACCCCATCGTCAGACCCGCTGGACTTCACCGGTCGGTCGGTGGTGGTCACCGGTGGGTCACGGGGCCTGGGTCGCGTGATCGCCACCACCTTCCTCGACGCCGGAGCTGACGTCATCACCTGCGCGAGGAGTGCGCCTGACGAGCCCATCACCTCGACAGACGGATCCCGGGAGGCCGCTTTCATAGTGGCAGACGTACGCGATCCGGAGCAGGTAGCCGATGTAGTGGCCGCGACTGTGGAGCGGTCGGGACGAGTCGATGTGCTGGTCAACAACGCTGGTGGCGCACCACCGGCCGATTCGGCCACCGTGTCACCCCGCTTCAACGAGAAGATCATCGCGCTGAACCTCACAGCGCCCATGACGTTCTGCCAGGCCGTGCACCCCACGATGTCGACCCAGGACGGCGGTGGAGTGATCGTCAACATCTCGTCGGTGAGTGGGACGCGACCCAACCCACTCGGCGTGGCCTACGGGGCGGCCAAGGCCGGTCTTGAGAACATGACCCGAACGCTGGCCCATGAGTGGGGGCCGGCCATCCGGGTGGTGGCCATCACTGTCGGGATGATCGTCACCGACGAAGCCGCCGCCTTCTACGGTGACGACGAGGGGCAGGCCGCAGTGGCCGCCAACCTCCCTGCCGGTCGGCTGGGCCAGCCAGACGATGTGGCCGACATCTGCCTCGCCCTGGCTTCACCATTGGCCCGGTGGGTCACCGGCACCTGCGTGGAGGTTCACGGCGGGGGCGAGGGCCCGGCCTACCTGGGCGCAGCGCGCGGCTGA
- a CDS encoding hemolysin III family protein, which translates to MHRLALPCSLAGGVVLVASASGGRDRVGAAVFVMGVVLMFSASSLVHLRRWSIPTWEVLFRIDHGAIFVLIAASATPIGLSALDGRSATLLLWAVWIGAAVGVGVRALPFHPPKGLMNTLFIVLGWVPIVVAPDLIRALSLTELLLVVAEGLLYSGGALMLGARWPDPSPEVFGYHEVWHTLVTIAVALHFVVVGLLVAG; encoded by the coding sequence ATGCACCGATTGGCCCTGCCGTGCTCTCTGGCGGGAGGTGTCGTACTGGTGGCCTCAGCCTCGGGGGGGCGCGACCGGGTGGGTGCCGCGGTGTTCGTCATGGGTGTCGTGCTGATGTTCTCGGCCAGCAGCCTCGTACACCTGCGTCGCTGGTCGATCCCCACGTGGGAGGTCCTGTTCCGCATCGACCACGGGGCGATCTTCGTTCTCATCGCGGCCAGCGCCACACCGATTGGGTTGAGCGCGCTCGATGGTCGGTCGGCCACCCTGCTCCTCTGGGCGGTGTGGATCGGTGCCGCGGTCGGCGTCGGAGTCCGAGCGCTGCCGTTTCATCCGCCGAAGGGCCTCATGAACACCTTGTTCATCGTCCTGGGCTGGGTGCCCATCGTGGTGGCGCCCGACCTGATCCGTGCCCTGAGCCTCACCGAACTGCTCCTGGTGGTCGCCGAGGGGCTCCTGTACAGCGGCGGCGCATTGATGTTGGGAGCCCGCTGGCCTGATCCGTCGCCCGAGGTGTTCGGCTACCACGAGGTCTGGCACACGCTGGTGACCATCGCGGTGGCACTCCACTTCGTGGTGGTGGGCCTCCTCGTCGCCGGATGA
- a CDS encoding acyl-CoA dehydrogenase family protein, giving the protein MDFTLGGDRALFAETLRDILDDVCTADAVRASWNDPSGAVDGLWATLAETGVLGLAAPVAHGGLGMDEVDQVLLLEELGRAACPDPVVEHSAVAVPLLRDLASTALQEEWLGRAVEGSAVLTAGSPAGDPGRPLVLAGARADLVVLVVDGALHAVPAASVSGQARDSVDGSRRLTEVIVDVSADTLVSADPEAVSALWDRGSWAMAAQAVGVAQRLLDLTVAYVSEREQFGRPVGVNQAVKHHCSNMAIAIEFARPMVQTAAWALSTGRMPEGTVPPGATDGGPSTAASMAKALASEAVDLACRSALQCHGAIGYTIEYDLQLWLKRGWALSASWGDARRHRRRIADGLGLVSA; this is encoded by the coding sequence ATGGACTTCACACTGGGCGGGGACCGGGCGCTATTCGCGGAGACCCTGCGCGACATTCTCGACGACGTCTGCACCGCGGACGCCGTGCGGGCCTCGTGGAATGACCCGTCGGGGGCCGTCGACGGTCTCTGGGCGACATTGGCCGAGACTGGCGTCCTGGGACTCGCCGCGCCCGTAGCCCATGGTGGTCTGGGGATGGACGAGGTCGACCAGGTGCTCCTGCTCGAGGAACTGGGTCGGGCGGCCTGCCCGGACCCGGTGGTCGAACACTCGGCGGTCGCCGTGCCGTTGCTCCGTGACCTGGCATCTACCGCCCTGCAGGAGGAGTGGCTGGGCCGGGCCGTCGAGGGTTCGGCGGTGCTCACCGCCGGCTCGCCGGCTGGCGACCCAGGGCGGCCTCTGGTGCTGGCTGGCGCTCGGGCAGACCTGGTGGTACTCGTCGTGGACGGGGCGCTCCACGCTGTACCGGCCGCCTCGGTCTCGGGTCAGGCCCGCGACAGCGTCGATGGCTCCCGACGCCTGACCGAGGTCATCGTGGACGTATCGGCCGACACCCTGGTATCCGCCGATCCCGAGGCCGTGTCCGCGCTGTGGGACCGGGGTTCGTGGGCCATGGCGGCTCAGGCCGTCGGGGTGGCCCAGCGGCTGCTCGACCTGACGGTGGCCTACGTGTCCGAACGGGAGCAGTTCGGTCGACCGGTCGGAGTGAACCAGGCCGTGAAGCACCACTGTTCGAACATGGCTATCGCCATCGAGTTCGCCCGCCCCATGGTCCAGACGGCGGCTTGGGCACTTTCCACCGGTCGGATGCCGGAAGGGACTGTGCCGCCGGGGGCCACCGACGGCGGTCCGTCGACAGCGGCGTCCATGGCCAAGGCCCTGGCATCGGAAGCCGTCGACCTCGCCTGCCGCTCGGCGCTGCAGTGCCACGGAGCCATCGGCTACACGATCGAATACGACCTGCAGCTCTGGTTGAAGCGGGGATGGGCCCTGTCCGCGTCGTGGGGCGATGCCCGTCGCCACCGTCGTCGCATCGCCGACGGTCTGGGACTGGTCTCGGCATGA
- a CDS encoding SDR family oxidoreductase gives MDAPEYVPGHDLLADRIVVVTAAAGAGIGFAVAKKAVEEGATVVISDVHERRLDEAADALAELSGDRPVTSLCDVSDENQVQELLDAAVVAHGRIDVMVNNAGLGGDTPLVEMQDDEWERVLDITLTGAMRCTRAAMRIMGEQGHGVIVNNASVLGWRAQAGQSHYAAAKAGVMALTRCAAIEGVESGIRINCVAPSFATHPFLARTSSEELLAELAASEAYGRGAEPWEVANVVVFLASDYSSYMTGEVVSVSSQRA, from the coding sequence ATGGATGCTCCTGAGTATGTACCCGGCCATGACCTGTTGGCCGATCGGATCGTCGTGGTCACCGCGGCGGCCGGCGCCGGGATCGGATTCGCCGTGGCGAAGAAGGCCGTGGAGGAGGGGGCGACCGTCGTCATCTCCGATGTCCACGAGCGGCGCCTGGACGAGGCGGCCGATGCGTTGGCCGAACTGTCCGGTGACCGTCCGGTCACCAGCCTGTGTGACGTCAGTGACGAGAACCAGGTGCAGGAACTGTTGGACGCCGCCGTGGTCGCACACGGCCGTATTGACGTCATGGTCAACAACGCCGGTCTCGGCGGTGACACCCCGCTGGTCGAGATGCAGGATGACGAGTGGGAACGGGTCCTGGACATCACCCTCACCGGAGCGATGCGCTGCACCCGGGCGGCCATGCGGATCATGGGTGAACAGGGCCACGGTGTGATCGTGAACAACGCCTCGGTGCTGGGCTGGCGGGCCCAGGCGGGCCAGAGCCACTACGCGGCCGCCAAGGCTGGGGTGATGGCCCTCACCCGGTGCGCGGCCATCGAGGGCGTCGAGTCAGGCATCCGGATCAACTGCGTGGCCCCCAGCTTTGCCACCCACCCGTTTCTGGCCCGGACGAGCAGCGAGGAACTGCTCGCCGAGCTGGCCGCCAGCGAGGCCTATGGGCGGGGCGCCGAGCCGTGGGAGGTAGCCAACGTGGTTGTCTTCCTGGCCAGCGACTACTCGTCTTACATGACCGGCGAGGTCGTGTCGGTCTCCAGCCAGCGCGCCTGA
- a CDS encoding AzlC family ABC transporter permease, translated as MNASAILLWRMPSHRRDGFLLAAACFLIGITFGVFADSSGLGLGQAAALSVFTFTGASQFALLSVVAGGGTAVAAVGGALLIGARNGLYGPSIAPLLQGGRVRRALSAHFVIDETTAMATAQDDPTLAREAFWTTGLWLFAFWNVGTVLGVVAGSALDDPGALGLDAAFPAAFVALLVPHLRTRPGQVTALLGGAIALVATPFAAAGLPMLLAALAVPVGMSLQRRAVRGRTSGGGMS; from the coding sequence TTGAACGCCTCGGCGATCCTCCTGTGGCGTATGCCGTCCCACCGGCGGGACGGCTTCCTGCTGGCTGCGGCCTGCTTCCTGATCGGCATCACTTTCGGCGTGTTTGCCGACTCCTCGGGTCTAGGGCTCGGCCAGGCCGCGGCGCTTTCGGTCTTCACCTTCACCGGGGCTTCGCAGTTCGCCCTCCTCTCGGTGGTGGCCGGTGGAGGGACGGCGGTCGCCGCGGTGGGAGGTGCCCTGCTGATCGGCGCCCGTAATGGCCTGTACGGACCGTCGATCGCTCCGCTGCTTCAAGGTGGGCGTGTCCGCCGGGCCTTGTCGGCCCACTTCGTTATCGACGAGACCACGGCCATGGCCACCGCGCAGGATGACCCGACGCTGGCCCGGGAGGCCTTCTGGACCACCGGTCTCTGGCTGTTCGCCTTCTGGAATGTCGGGACGGTGCTGGGCGTGGTGGCCGGCAGTGCGTTGGACGATCCGGGGGCACTCGGTCTGGACGCAGCATTCCCAGCAGCCTTCGTGGCGTTGCTGGTCCCGCATCTGCGGACTCGCCCGGGTCAGGTCACCGCCCTATTGGGAGGTGCCATCGCGCTGGTGGCCACACCGTTCGCTGCAGCGGGGCTGCCCATGCTCCTCGCCGCGTTGGCCGTCCCCGTCGGAATGTCGTTGCAGCGACGGGCGGTCCGTGGCCGGACGAGCGGCGGAGGCATGTCGTGA
- a CDS encoding nitronate monooxygenase, translated as MEWPNSDPTPADRRLHTRFCDLVGVRYPIVQTGMGWVAGSRLTAATAEAGGLGIIAAAPMTYDQMVDAIAEVRAATDEPFGVNLRTDAADVDRRVDYLIAEGVRVASFAQAPGQAIVERLKEAGVVVIPTIGAARHAEKVAEWGVDAVIAQGAEGGGHTGLVPTSILVPQVLDALEGSGVALVAAGGFTDGRGLAAALAWGADAVAMGTRFLLTADSDVPDEVKSVYLATPVTGTVVTRAVDGAPQRVVATEVVARLERSRVLAFPRAALNALRFRRLTSTPLRELLAEGLRMKRSSEMTWSQVAMAANAPMLTRATMVEGRSEVGILPTGQGVGAIAELPTCAELIDRTVAEATAALDRLTGRGADPAVGE; from the coding sequence ATGGAGTGGCCGAACTCGGATCCCACGCCGGCTGACCGGCGCCTCCACACCCGGTTCTGCGACCTGGTTGGTGTTCGGTATCCGATCGTCCAGACGGGCATGGGCTGGGTGGCCGGCTCACGGCTGACGGCGGCCACTGCGGAGGCCGGCGGGCTGGGGATCATCGCCGCAGCCCCCATGACGTACGACCAGATGGTCGACGCCATTGCCGAGGTCCGTGCCGCCACCGACGAACCGTTCGGGGTGAACCTTCGGACCGACGCCGCCGACGTGGATCGACGGGTCGATTACCTGATCGCTGAAGGAGTGCGGGTGGCCTCGTTTGCCCAGGCCCCGGGGCAGGCCATCGTGGAACGCCTCAAGGAGGCCGGGGTGGTCGTCATCCCGACCATCGGCGCGGCCCGCCACGCCGAAAAGGTCGCCGAATGGGGTGTGGACGCGGTGATTGCCCAGGGCGCCGAGGGCGGTGGACATACCGGTCTGGTGCCCACCTCGATCCTCGTCCCCCAGGTGCTCGATGCCCTAGAGGGCAGCGGCGTGGCCCTGGTGGCCGCCGGTGGGTTCACCGACGGGCGCGGCCTGGCTGCCGCCCTGGCCTGGGGTGCAGACGCGGTGGCCATGGGCACCCGTTTCCTGCTCACTGCCGACAGCGACGTCCCCGACGAGGTCAAGTCCGTGTACCTGGCCACGCCGGTCACCGGCACGGTGGTCACCCGGGCCGTCGACGGTGCGCCGCAACGGGTGGTGGCCACCGAGGTGGTGGCCCGACTGGAGCGGTCCCGCGTGCTGGCCTTCCCCCGGGCAGCCCTGAACGCCCTCCGGTTTCGACGACTGACGTCCACCCCTCTACGCGAGCTACTGGCCGAGGGGCTGCGCATGAAGCGATCTTCGGAGATGACGTGGAGCCAGGTGGCCATGGCCGCCAACGCCCCGATGCTGACCCGGGCCACCATGGTCGAGGGTCGCTCCGAGGTGGGGATCCTCCCGACCGGTCAGGGAGTGGGCGCCATTGCCGAACTCCCGACGTGTGCCGAGTTGATCGACCGCACGGTGGCCGAGGCCACAGCGGCCCTTGATCGGTTGACCGGCCGGGGAGCGGACCCGGCTGTGGGGGAGTGA
- a CDS encoding SET domain-containing protein-lysine N-methyltransferase has protein sequence MAPIRCWRSPKVEVRDGSVAGLGVFALEPIAAGEVVAVKAGHIVDHAEVVRLTAEIGDQSLQIADDLYLSPRTATEVDETSIRINHSCDANVGFRGQVVYVAMRDIAADEELCHDYGTARTDDYRLECGCGTAACRGTVTGDDWRLPAVQARYDGFFIEHVAARIRQSQN, from the coding sequence GTGGCTCCCATCCGCTGTTGGCGTTCGCCCAAGGTTGAGGTCCGCGACGGATCGGTGGCCGGCCTCGGGGTGTTTGCCCTTGAACCGATTGCCGCCGGGGAGGTCGTGGCCGTAAAGGCCGGCCACATCGTCGACCACGCTGAGGTGGTTCGCCTCACTGCCGAGATCGGCGACCAGAGCCTTCAGATCGCCGACGACCTCTACCTGTCGCCCCGTACAGCCACCGAGGTGGACGAGACGTCCATTCGAATTAACCACTCGTGTGACGCCAACGTCGGCTTCCGTGGCCAGGTGGTCTACGTGGCCATGCGCGATATCGCGGCCGACGAGGAACTGTGTCATGACTACGGCACGGCCCGGACCGACGACTACCGCCTGGAGTGTGGCTGCGGGACGGCGGCGTGTCGAGGCACCGTCACCGGCGACGACTGGCGGCTCCCTGCCGTCCAGGCCAGGTACGACGGGTTCTTCATAGAGCACGTGGCCGCCAGAATCCGCCAAAGCCAGAACTGA
- a CDS encoding MBL fold metallo-hydrolase encodes MAPEFRYEDAPPYGEVEQLSPLVRRVVARNPSKFTYHGSGTFIIGPAPDSNPNGNVAIIDPGPADDDHVAALLKAVEGQRVTHLLITHTHPDHSPATAAVQTATGATSYGFGPHPVEAIRAYDERVRKAIEAGEEPESEDGEGAGDRDFVPDVVTSDGDVIAGEGFTFEALHTPGHISNHLCFALREEATLFTGDHVMGWSTTVVPAPDGDLNDYLANLRRLLDRPETLYRPTHGPAITDPSRYVATLIDHREMREGQIVDALVAGPRGIESIVAELYADVDEKLHKAAAAVVYAHLLALSRAGRAVAETDPEDDGGASSDWKADWRLV; translated from the coding sequence ATGGCCCCCGAGTTCCGGTACGAGGACGCCCCGCCCTACGGGGAGGTGGAGCAGCTCTCGCCGCTCGTGCGTCGGGTGGTGGCCCGTAACCCGTCGAAGTTCACCTACCACGGATCGGGCACGTTCATCATTGGGCCCGCACCGGACTCCAACCCGAACGGGAACGTCGCCATCATCGATCCGGGGCCAGCCGACGACGACCATGTGGCGGCCCTCCTGAAGGCCGTCGAGGGCCAGCGGGTCACCCACCTGCTCATTACCCACACCCACCCGGACCACTCCCCAGCCACCGCCGCCGTGCAGACGGCCACCGGGGCCACCTCGTACGGTTTCGGCCCCCACCCGGTGGAAGCCATCCGCGCTTACGACGAACGGGTCCGAAAGGCCATCGAGGCCGGCGAGGAACCCGAGTCCGAGGATGGAGAGGGCGCAGGCGACCGGGACTTCGTGCCCGACGTGGTCACCTCCGACGGCGACGTCATCGCCGGCGAAGGGTTCACTTTCGAGGCGCTTCACACCCCGGGCCACATCTCGAACCACCTGTGCTTCGCCCTCCGGGAGGAAGCGACCCTGTTCACTGGCGATCACGTCATGGGTTGGTCGACCACCGTGGTCCCGGCACCCGACGGCGATCTGAACGACTACCTAGCCAACCTCCGTCGGCTGCTGGACCGCCCCGAGACCCTCTACCGACCCACCCACGGACCGGCCATCACTGACCCGAGCCGTTACGTTGCGACGCTGATCGACCATCGGGAGATGCGTGAGGGCCAGATTGTCGATGCCCTCGTCGCCGGCCCCCGGGGGATCGAGTCGATCGTCGCCGAGCTCTACGCGGATGTGGATGAAAAGCTCCACAAGGCGGCAGCGGCCGTGGTGTACGCCCACCTCCTCGCCCTATCCCGGGCAGGTCGGGCAGTTGCTGAGACTGATCCGGAAGACGACGGTGGTGCCAGCTCGGACTGGAAGGCTGACTGGCGCCTGGTCTGA
- a CDS encoding CoA-transferase: MTPPSQRSYAPSTLPTPDGRPDKRMTEDDVVARLSSGMTIGIGGWGSRRKPMSLVRAIARSELTDLTIVCYGGPEVGILSTLGKVRRAVYGFVSLDSIPLEPHFRQARQQGTIEVTELDEGAFYLGLLAAAHRVPFYPTRAGLGSDMMLMNPDLATVTSPYPDADGVHEDLVAIPAFQLDASLIHMNRADAAGNGQFLGPDLYFDDLFAKAATSTYLSCEKVIATGDLLAEGSLHTLKIPRLFVDGVVESPRGAHFTECPPDYGRDEAFQRAYAATAKDPEAWRAFVDRWLEAPSHAEYLERLDAEGEGA, from the coding sequence GTGACTCCTCCCAGCCAACGCTCTTATGCACCCTCGACGCTTCCCACCCCCGACGGGCGCCCGGACAAGCGGATGACCGAGGATGACGTCGTCGCCCGGCTGTCCAGCGGTATGACCATCGGTATCGGAGGCTGGGGCTCACGCCGCAAGCCCATGTCGCTGGTCCGGGCCATCGCCCGCAGCGAACTCACCGACCTGACCATCGTCTGCTACGGCGGCCCCGAGGTAGGGATCCTCTCGACACTCGGCAAGGTCCGGCGGGCCGTCTACGGCTTCGTGTCGCTCGACTCCATTCCGTTGGAACCACACTTCCGCCAGGCCCGTCAGCAGGGAACCATCGAGGTCACGGAACTGGACGAGGGAGCCTTCTACCTCGGCCTCCTGGCGGCCGCCCATCGGGTGCCCTTTTATCCGACACGGGCCGGACTGGGCAGCGACATGATGCTGATGAACCCCGATCTGGCCACCGTCACCTCGCCCTATCCGGACGCCGACGGTGTCCACGAGGACCTGGTGGCCATTCCGGCCTTCCAGTTGGATGCCTCCCTGATCCACATGAACCGGGCCGATGCAGCCGGAAACGGCCAGTTCCTCGGTCCCGACCTCTACTTCGATGACCTGTTCGCCAAGGCGGCGACGTCCACCTACCTGTCGTGCGAGAAGGTGATCGCAACCGGCGACCTGCTCGCCGAGGGATCCCTCCACACCCTCAAGATCCCCCGGCTCTTCGTGGACGGCGTCGTCGAGTCGCCCCGGGGCGCCCACTTCACCGAATGCCCACCCGACTACGGGCGCGACGAGGCATTCCAGCGGGCGTACGCGGCCACCGCCAAGGATCCCGAGGCGTGGCGGGCCTTCGTGGATCGCTGGTTGGAGGCGCCCAGCCACGCCGAGTACCTCGAGCGGCTCGATGCCGAGGGGGAGGGGGCCTGA